One genomic segment of Mesoterricola silvestris includes these proteins:
- a CDS encoding TonB-dependent receptor yields the protein MRISNRFTTLAMLLATSALGAQEVTSTITGHVTDDKNAPIAGAAVRITGASLMGERVIKTGADGSYRASLLPGGNYVITVWADGYIGKKIELRIAAGGTIKQDAKLNSQAGAQKVQGATVEVVGTSTTQKDKTETGMQTSFSQETIATLTGADPYGVLTLAPGVAGTDMTHISIRGGGQQGVNYMVDGMAAYDGLTSGGRLDMFTLSDLIESTAVVQSPLNAKTGNTSSGLVSQVTRRGSNEFKGSIRAKLSKGGDVAGGSFVNGSWVANDTPLNNRLGVPNATNHPAYVDSLNRTYEITISGPIIPNRLTFTYGTRLTPDVLSSATATQVTANGGGYVPFGGVNYRAETYQEGGTRYFTSGSTFNQYSLFYQINENHQVEYKYSEVNKTQAATTVGSNPQTGVSGNDRFFQQLYGLSYHGLLGNNQIIEIRYGVNRSDSLYFAGPNSPITLYSGSASNTNLISMYNQGKTYVLDGGTADTAPDSRKIRSILVNYNAFKDWHGQHIIDAGFERQEPIWGTPSRGPSYPTRYYIPGQIASSVGGAYGGQFIVFNRAATAANLGGSGNVNVALVPRMQVLEGLESATVRSPNDSFYINDLWTLNNHWSVMAGLRYDHLKIVDPESVKADAKTLSPRFEVKYDLLGNQTRVLNFSFGQFRGLVNGRSYRNFVVTRLEQATQKYWIGTAPTGNPNSPYLVDYAAIHNAANYEAQGSTFVNHQSFRIDPGFKPELNTEMTLGYRRNLIQGGWWSLTLIQRKYTDLGYTEPDISKTIQIYNVMDPSITQQSYLRTLKNDPDGFKMFRSVEYEFQVPLSPSLTLGGNYTWARTVGNNLWNDDNGSASNQGYTNAGDFRESYRAMGYTDSQFRPTGVLPNSVEHSARLQISYAMTRGKWSSNIALQGAYASGFHESLISKVTTSPSGASIGVSMVPGLTSSADIPTIVPIYTNGRGRYTAPDTYNWNLQYNVKVALMNKVELETQIRVNNVFNHLYQSTVTGRSSTYYYGNSLSNTTNSNTGSVVNQTYADIYNGYRMDGSQAKTWGTASYGTGARYVTADVILRF from the coding sequence ATGCGCATTTCAAACCGATTCACGACCCTGGCCATGCTCCTGGCGACCTCGGCCCTGGGGGCCCAGGAGGTGACCTCCACCATCACGGGCCACGTCACCGACGACAAGAACGCGCCCATCGCCGGGGCCGCGGTCCGCATCACCGGCGCGTCCCTCATGGGCGAGCGGGTGATCAAGACCGGGGCCGACGGCTCGTACCGCGCCTCCCTGCTGCCCGGCGGCAACTACGTGATCACCGTCTGGGCCGACGGCTACATCGGCAAGAAGATCGAATTGCGGATCGCGGCCGGCGGCACCATCAAGCAGGACGCGAAGCTCAACTCCCAGGCGGGGGCCCAGAAGGTCCAGGGGGCCACCGTGGAGGTGGTGGGCACCTCCACGACCCAGAAGGACAAGACCGAAACCGGCATGCAGACCTCCTTCAGCCAGGAGACCATCGCCACCCTCACGGGCGCCGATCCCTACGGCGTGCTGACCCTGGCGCCGGGCGTCGCCGGCACGGACATGACCCACATCTCCATCCGGGGCGGCGGCCAGCAAGGGGTCAACTACATGGTGGACGGCATGGCGGCCTATGACGGCCTCACCTCCGGCGGCCGGCTGGACATGTTCACCCTCAGCGACCTCATCGAGAGCACCGCCGTGGTGCAGTCCCCCCTCAACGCCAAGACGGGCAACACGTCCTCGGGCCTGGTCTCCCAGGTGACCCGGCGCGGCTCCAACGAATTCAAGGGCTCCATCCGGGCCAAGCTCTCCAAGGGCGGGGACGTGGCCGGCGGATCCTTCGTCAACGGCTCCTGGGTGGCCAACGACACCCCCCTCAACAACCGCCTCGGGGTCCCCAACGCCACCAACCATCCGGCCTACGTGGACAGCCTGAACCGCACGTATGAGATCACGATCTCGGGTCCCATCATCCCCAACCGGCTGACCTTCACCTACGGCACCCGGCTGACGCCCGACGTGCTCTCCTCCGCCACGGCCACCCAGGTGACGGCCAATGGCGGGGGCTACGTGCCCTTCGGCGGCGTGAACTACCGGGCCGAGACCTACCAGGAGGGCGGGACGCGGTACTTCACCTCCGGCAGCACGTTCAACCAGTACTCCCTCTTCTACCAGATCAACGAGAACCACCAGGTGGAGTACAAGTATTCCGAGGTCAACAAGACCCAGGCCGCCACCACCGTCGGATCCAATCCCCAGACGGGCGTTTCCGGCAACGACCGGTTCTTCCAGCAGCTGTACGGCCTTTCCTACCACGGCCTCCTCGGCAACAACCAGATCATCGAGATCCGCTACGGCGTCAACCGCTCCGATTCGCTGTACTTCGCGGGCCCCAATTCCCCGATCACCCTCTATTCGGGCTCCGCCAGCAACACGAACCTGATCTCGATGTACAACCAGGGAAAGACCTACGTTCTGGACGGGGGCACCGCCGACACGGCCCCCGATAGCCGGAAGATCCGCAGCATCCTGGTCAACTACAACGCCTTCAAGGACTGGCACGGCCAGCACATCATCGATGCGGGCTTCGAGAGGCAGGAGCCCATCTGGGGCACGCCCAGCCGCGGCCCCAGCTACCCGACCCGGTACTACATTCCCGGCCAGATCGCCTCCTCGGTGGGAGGGGCCTATGGCGGCCAGTTCATCGTCTTCAATAGGGCGGCCACGGCCGCCAACCTGGGGGGGTCGGGCAACGTGAACGTGGCCCTGGTCCCGCGCATGCAGGTCCTCGAAGGCCTGGAATCCGCCACGGTCAGGAGTCCCAACGACAGCTTCTACATCAACGATCTGTGGACCCTGAACAACCACTGGTCGGTCATGGCGGGCCTCCGCTACGACCACCTGAAGATCGTCGATCCCGAAAGCGTGAAGGCCGACGCCAAGACGCTTTCGCCCCGCTTCGAGGTGAAGTACGACCTCCTGGGCAACCAGACCCGCGTCCTCAATTTCTCCTTCGGGCAGTTCCGGGGGCTGGTCAATGGCCGGAGCTACCGCAATTTCGTGGTGACCCGCCTGGAGCAGGCCACCCAGAAATACTGGATCGGCACCGCCCCCACCGGCAACCCCAATTCCCCCTACCTGGTCGACTACGCCGCCATCCACAACGCGGCCAACTACGAGGCCCAGGGCAGCACCTTCGTGAACCACCAGTCCTTCCGCATCGACCCCGGCTTCAAGCCGGAACTGAACACAGAGATGACCCTCGGCTACCGCCGCAACCTCATCCAGGGCGGCTGGTGGAGCCTGACCCTGATCCAGCGCAAGTACACGGACCTGGGCTACACCGAACCGGATATCTCCAAGACCATCCAGATATACAACGTGATGGATCCCTCCATCACCCAGCAGAGCTACCTGCGCACCCTGAAGAACGATCCGGACGGATTCAAGATGTTCCGGAGCGTGGAGTACGAATTCCAGGTGCCCCTCTCCCCGAGCCTGACCCTGGGAGGCAATTACACCTGGGCCCGGACCGTCGGGAACAACCTCTGGAACGACGATAACGGCTCGGCCTCCAACCAGGGCTACACCAACGCCGGCGACTTCCGGGAATCCTACCGGGCCATGGGCTACACGGACAGCCAATTCCGTCCCACGGGCGTCCTGCCCAACTCCGTGGAGCACTCGGCGAGGCTGCAGATCAGCTACGCCATGACCCGGGGCAAGTGGTCCTCCAACATCGCCCTTCAGGGGGCCTACGCCTCGGGCTTCCACGAAAGCCTCATCTCGAAGGTGACGACCAGTCCCTCCGGCGCCTCCATCGGGGTCTCCATGGTGCCCGGCCTCACGAGCAGCGCCGATATCCCGACCATCGTCCCCATCTACACCAACGGCCGGGGGCGGTACACCGCCCCCGACACCTACAACTGGAACCTGCAGTACAACGTCAAAGTGGCGCTCATGAACAAGGTGGAGCTGGAGACCCAGATCCGCGTCAACAACGTCTTCAACCACCTCTACCAGTCCACGGTGACGGGGCGCAGCAGCACCTACTACTACGGCAACTCGCTGAGCAACACCACCAACAGCAACACCGGATCCGTGGTCAACCAGACCTATGCGGACATCTACAACGGATACCGCATGGATGGCAGCCAGGCGAAGACCTGGGGCACGGCCAGCTATGGGACCGGAGCGCGCTACGTGACGGCCGACGTCATTCTTCGCTTCTAG
- a CDS encoding response regulator transcription factor, with the protein MMHRILIVDDDPEVRNVLVKILRRAGLGATVAENGAQGLEIHRAQPADLIILDLMMPAMGGFEVLQALRPRDEVAVLILTAERQERKRLDGFRLGADDYLVKPFSGEELLARIQAILRRTTRHKEPDALHSGPFEFDRMKREMKRDGSSLGLTHAEYNIVEALLTHAGHALSRPDLIRLAWAEGTHPSERTVDVHVFSLRKKICRSNDPGWIQTCGSEGYCWVSPVRIPRR; encoded by the coding sequence ATGATGCATCGGATCCTGATCGTGGATGATGACCCGGAGGTGCGGAACGTCCTGGTCAAGATCCTCCGCAGGGCCGGCCTCGGCGCGACCGTGGCGGAGAACGGGGCCCAGGGGCTCGAGATCCACCGCGCCCAGCCGGCGGACCTCATCATCCTGGACCTCATGATGCCGGCCATGGGCGGCTTCGAGGTGCTCCAGGCCCTCCGGCCCCGGGATGAAGTGGCCGTGCTCATCCTCACGGCGGAACGGCAGGAGCGGAAGCGCCTGGATGGCTTCCGCCTGGGGGCCGACGATTACCTCGTGAAGCCGTTCAGCGGAGAGGAACTGCTGGCCCGCATCCAGGCCATCCTTCGGCGAACGACCCGGCACAAGGAACCCGACGCCCTCCACTCCGGCCCCTTCGAATTCGATCGCATGAAGCGGGAGATGAAGCGGGACGGATCCTCGCTGGGGTTGACCCACGCCGAGTACAACATCGTGGAGGCCCTGCTCACGCATGCCGGCCACGCCCTTTCCCGCCCGGATCTGATCCGCCTGGCCTGGGCGGAGGGCACCCACCCCTCCGAGCGCACCGTCGACGTGCACGTGTTCAGCCTGCGCAAGAAGATCTGCCGGAGCAACGATCCCGGCTGGATCCAGACCTGCGGAAGCGAGGGCTACTGCTGGGTGAGCCCCGTCCGGATTCCCCGGCGCTGA
- a CDS encoding sensor histidine kinase, which yields MRLRLLLLVMGLVLDWGWAASPRPVPPGRTPFQVYGPKDGLTSLNAVALAQDHEGFLWVGTLSGLYQFDGVRFRCFGLREGLPAASIAALLVGRDGTLWVGTRRKGLARRSGDGFEYLGPGQGLPRTGFKGIAQGGDGGIWVATSEGLFHSPDGRTFAPVPSWPGGPALAVAAAAESGLVWASGCQEIHALSLGGLRVSYGRGAGFKATDLLALAVDRSGNLWVRTTQALSFLSPRSSRFRNPAWPLPPARNPSLHVGPSGEVLVNSDEGIHLLRGDGSRGVERVIKADSPYCSLVDQEGSTWIGSRHLSRALGGGTFEVYASRDGLPCDLMWGIHRSGDGALWVATQKGVSRATARGWDLLPGTRGKDTRCLSTGPDGALWIGQREGPPLRLDPATRKLEAFGPGSGFRGKGVNDILADRRGGLWLTQQEGGLCRAFRSGRSWRFEEVQVPRGTPNENMFGIVQDSAGRVWVAGEYGLAVFDGAAWRRYTLADGLRDDALYQLAALPDGRIAVAYREALGASLLRITGGRLEVDRHLDKGTGLAGDHVYLLGVDSRERLWLGTGTGASVLDGDHLDSFTTGNGLAGDDCDALSFLGEADGSVWIGSNTGLSHFRTPTSVPALPPPRSLIRELFASGNPVAFDPSSRLTLPRDQNTLDFQVSALTFLNAANAEHEVRLLGLEKEWQPLQGRSARYPSLPPGAYTFMVRSRRPWGDWGPPAALVFQVLPAWWERPGVRALAWALATGLVAGVLALRFRLLKRRNAALQEKVDEATAEIRSKAETLERANLRLSQSNEDKTHMLGIVAHDLRNPLHTIQLHAEMLAGETDVKELEEGSAAIQRISLQLQEMIQHLLDLSHLEAGGMGLQMEWVEPLPLVESVFHMYAPKAAAKGIRFEIEPGAGLPPLRADPFYLREVLDNLVSNAVKFTPPGPPVRRVRAVLAPGVIEIRDEGPGFNDEDLGKVFGRYTRLSARPTAGESSTGLGLSIVKAIVEAMAGEIELESAPGQGSTFRLRWKI from the coding sequence ATGCGTCTGCGCCTCCTTCTCCTGGTCATGGGTCTCGTCCTGGATTGGGGATGGGCAGCCTCGCCGCGCCCGGTTCCCCCCGGGCGGACCCCCTTCCAGGTCTACGGGCCCAAGGACGGGCTCACGAGCCTGAACGCCGTGGCCCTGGCGCAGGACCACGAAGGCTTCCTATGGGTCGGCACCCTGAGCGGACTCTACCAGTTCGACGGCGTGCGCTTCCGGTGCTTCGGCCTCCGGGAGGGGCTCCCCGCCGCGAGCATCGCCGCGCTCCTGGTGGGGCGCGACGGCACCCTGTGGGTGGGGACCCGCCGCAAGGGCCTGGCGCGCCGGAGCGGGGACGGCTTCGAATACCTCGGCCCGGGCCAGGGCCTGCCCCGCACCGGCTTCAAGGGCATCGCCCAGGGCGGGGATGGCGGGATCTGGGTGGCCACCTCGGAGGGCCTGTTCCACAGCCCCGACGGGCGGACCTTTGCGCCCGTGCCGTCCTGGCCCGGCGGACCCGCCCTCGCGGTCGCGGCCGCCGCGGAAAGCGGCCTGGTGTGGGCCAGCGGATGCCAGGAGATCCACGCCCTCTCCCTGGGCGGCCTCCGGGTCTCCTATGGGCGGGGGGCCGGCTTCAAGGCCACCGACCTCCTGGCCCTGGCCGTGGACCGGTCGGGCAACCTTTGGGTGAGGACCACCCAGGCCCTTTCCTTCCTCTCCCCCCGGAGTTCCCGGTTCCGGAATCCCGCCTGGCCCCTTCCCCCGGCCCGGAACCCTTCCCTGCATGTGGGGCCTTCGGGCGAGGTCCTGGTGAATTCCGACGAAGGGATCCACCTCCTGCGGGGCGATGGCTCCCGGGGCGTCGAACGCGTCATCAAGGCCGACTCCCCCTACTGTTCCCTCGTGGACCAGGAAGGCTCCACCTGGATCGGCAGCCGCCACCTTTCCCGCGCCCTGGGCGGGGGAACCTTCGAGGTCTACGCGTCCAGGGACGGCCTCCCCTGCGACCTCATGTGGGGCATCCACCGCAGCGGGGACGGCGCCCTGTGGGTGGCCACCCAGAAAGGGGTGAGCCGGGCCACCGCCCGGGGGTGGGACCTGCTCCCCGGAACCCGGGGGAAGGACACCCGTTGCCTTTCCACCGGACCGGATGGGGCGTTGTGGATCGGGCAGCGGGAAGGTCCCCCCCTCCGCCTGGATCCGGCGACCCGGAAGCTGGAGGCCTTCGGGCCCGGCTCCGGCTTCCGGGGCAAGGGCGTCAATGACATCCTCGCGGACCGGCGCGGCGGCCTCTGGCTCACCCAGCAGGAAGGTGGGCTCTGCCGGGCCTTCCGGTCGGGCCGCTCCTGGCGCTTCGAGGAGGTCCAGGTGCCCCGGGGAACCCCCAACGAGAACATGTTCGGGATCGTCCAGGATTCCGCCGGCCGGGTATGGGTGGCGGGGGAATATGGGCTGGCGGTGTTCGACGGCGCCGCCTGGCGGCGGTACACCCTGGCGGATGGCCTCCGGGACGATGCCCTGTACCAGCTCGCCGCATTGCCCGATGGGCGCATCGCGGTGGCCTACCGGGAAGCGCTGGGCGCCTCCCTCCTGCGGATCACGGGGGGCCGCCTGGAGGTGGACAGGCACCTGGACAAGGGCACGGGACTCGCCGGGGACCACGTGTACCTGCTCGGCGTGGATTCCCGCGAGCGGCTGTGGCTGGGCACCGGGACCGGCGCCTCGGTGCTGGACGGGGACCATCTGGATTCCTTCACCACCGGCAACGGCCTTGCCGGCGACGATTGCGACGCGCTCTCCTTCCTGGGGGAAGCGGATGGATCCGTGTGGATCGGCAGCAACACGGGCCTGAGCCATTTCCGCACGCCCACCTCGGTTCCGGCGCTGCCCCCCCCGCGCAGCCTCATCCGGGAGCTGTTCGCCTCCGGCAATCCCGTGGCCTTCGACCCCTCCTCGCGGCTGACGCTGCCGAGGGACCAGAACACGCTGGATTTCCAGGTGTCGGCGCTGACCTTCCTGAACGCGGCCAACGCGGAGCACGAAGTGCGCCTCCTGGGCCTCGAGAAGGAATGGCAGCCCCTGCAGGGGCGGAGCGCCCGCTACCCGAGCCTGCCCCCCGGAGCCTATACCTTCATGGTGAGGAGCCGGCGCCCCTGGGGGGACTGGGGGCCCCCGGCGGCCCTGGTCTTCCAGGTGCTGCCCGCGTGGTGGGAGCGCCCGGGGGTGAGGGCCCTGGCGTGGGCCCTCGCGACGGGGCTGGTGGCCGGCGTCCTCGCCCTGCGCTTCCGGCTGCTCAAGCGCAGGAACGCGGCCCTCCAGGAGAAGGTGGACGAAGCCACCGCCGAGATCCGCAGCAAGGCCGAGACCCTGGAGCGGGCCAATCTCCGCCTGTCCCAGAGCAACGAGGACAAGACCCACATGCTGGGCATCGTCGCCCACGATCTCCGGAATCCCCTGCACACCATCCAGCTCCACGCCGAAATGCTGGCGGGCGAAACCGATGTGAAGGAGCTGGAGGAGGGGTCGGCCGCCATCCAGCGCATCTCCCTCCAGCTGCAGGAAATGATCCAGCATCTCCTGGACCTGTCCCACCTCGAGGCGGGGGGGATGGGGCTCCAGATGGAATGGGTCGAGCCTCTGCCCCTGGTGGAATCGGTGTTCCACATGTACGCCCCGAAAGCGGCCGCCAAGGGCATCCGGTTCGAAATCGAGCCCGGGGCCGGGCTGCCGCCGCTCCGGGCCGACCCCTTCTACCTCCGGGAGGTCCTGGACAACCTGGTCTCCAACGCCGTCAAGTTCACCCCCCCCGGGCCTCCCGTGCGCAGGGTCCGGGCGGTCCTCGCACCGGGCGTGATCGAGATCCGGGACGAGGGCCCCGGCTTCAACGACGAGGACCTGGGCAAGGTGTTCGGCCGCTATACACGGCTGTCCGCGCGGCCCACGGCAGGGGAAAGCAGCACCGGCCTGGGCCTGAGCATCGTGAAGGCGATCGTCGAGGCCATGGCGGGCGAAATCGAGCTGGAAAGCGCCCCGGGCCAGGGCTCCACCTTCCGCCTCCGCTGGAAGATTTAA
- a CDS encoding protein-disulfide reductase DsbD family protein produces MRPLKALFLMLLVQAAALAQPADFDPEKSVAVGLAKGVVTVTAPPGSHLKQSFMQVELQSKGGRIHLGRMTPPDGKDDLGEAIWHGSVRIPITGEGLKGPVALAVTYQPCLEGEGGACYPPTTRTLLVKASDIPESPAAAAATESAAAPEPPRAVAAPKVEAVPGAAVPREPSGPGLPWTLMLVFLAGMGASLTPCVYPMIPITLAIIGAKGGGRARGLALSAMLVLGMGLTYSVLGVLAARSGAAFGAFAQKPAFLIPVSVLFTAFALSLFGAFEIALPQSLAGRLQGGGARKGFGGAFVMGMVLGPLSAPCVGPIVGAVLVAIAQKGDVLLGGLQLFVFALGMGVLFLVVGTFAAGLPRSGEWLTRFKRVMGLVVLAFAAWNLRLLVPGWANLAAGSLVTLVGAATLGAFEPAGGFLAQVRKALALLLLACGLLLGLRSLEAALQVDLLPRSSAAPPVQDAHAGWMVQDYEGALRKAKAEGKLVLVDIYAEWCAQCKELDEETWPDPAVKGWIARNAVAVRLDTDGKRKDLASALRVQSYPTVILMDGEGREVRRLLGFHKPEGMLGFLNRG; encoded by the coding sequence ATGCGCCCGCTGAAAGCCCTGTTCCTGATGCTCCTCGTCCAGGCCGCGGCCCTGGCGCAGCCCGCGGACTTCGATCCGGAAAAGAGCGTGGCGGTGGGGCTCGCCAAGGGCGTGGTCACGGTGACCGCCCCTCCGGGCTCCCACCTGAAGCAGAGCTTCATGCAGGTGGAACTGCAATCCAAGGGGGGCCGGATCCACCTGGGCCGCATGACCCCTCCCGACGGGAAGGACGATCTGGGGGAAGCCATCTGGCACGGGTCCGTGAGGATTCCCATCACCGGCGAGGGGCTGAAGGGGCCCGTGGCCCTGGCGGTCACCTACCAGCCCTGTCTCGAGGGGGAAGGCGGCGCCTGTTACCCGCCCACCACCCGGACGCTCCTCGTGAAGGCCTCCGATATTCCGGAATCCCCGGCCGCCGCGGCGGCAACGGAATCCGCGGCGGCCCCGGAACCCCCCCGGGCCGTGGCCGCGCCGAAGGTCGAGGCGGTCCCCGGGGCGGCGGTTCCCCGGGAGCCCTCCGGCCCGGGCCTTCCCTGGACCCTGATGCTGGTGTTCCTGGCCGGCATGGGCGCGAGCCTCACGCCCTGCGTCTATCCGATGATCCCCATCACCCTGGCCATCATCGGCGCCAAGGGCGGGGGCAGGGCCCGCGGCCTCGCCCTTTCCGCCATGCTGGTGCTGGGCATGGGCCTCACCTACTCGGTGCTGGGCGTCCTCGCCGCCCGGAGCGGGGCGGCCTTCGGCGCCTTCGCCCAGAAACCCGCCTTCCTGATCCCCGTGTCGGTCCTGTTCACGGCCTTCGCCCTGTCGCTTTTCGGCGCCTTCGAGATCGCCCTTCCGCAGAGCCTTGCCGGCCGGCTCCAGGGGGGCGGCGCCCGGAAGGGCTTCGGCGGGGCCTTCGTCATGGGCATGGTGCTGGGACCCCTCTCGGCGCCCTGCGTGGGGCCGATCGTGGGCGCCGTGCTGGTGGCGATCGCCCAGAAGGGGGATGTACTCCTGGGCGGGCTGCAGCTGTTCGTCTTCGCCCTGGGCATGGGGGTGCTCTTCCTGGTGGTGGGCACCTTCGCCGCGGGCCTGCCCCGGAGCGGCGAGTGGCTGACCCGCTTCAAGCGCGTCATGGGGTTGGTGGTGCTGGCCTTCGCGGCCTGGAACCTCCGGCTCCTGGTGCCCGGGTGGGCGAACCTGGCGGCGGGGAGCCTGGTGACCCTGGTCGGCGCGGCGACCCTGGGCGCGTTCGAGCCCGCCGGCGGGTTCCTCGCCCAGGTGCGCAAGGCCCTGGCGCTGCTTCTGCTGGCCTGCGGCCTGCTGCTGGGCCTGCGGTCCCTGGAGGCGGCCCTCCAGGTGGACCTGCTGCCCCGGAGCTCCGCCGCCCCGCCGGTCCAGGATGCGCACGCCGGCTGGATGGTGCAGGACTACGAAGGCGCGCTCCGCAAGGCCAAGGCGGAAGGGAAGCTGGTGCTGGTGGACATCTACGCCGAGTGGTGCGCCCAGTGCAAGGAACTGGACGAGGAAACCTGGCCGGACCCGGCGGTGAAGGGCTGGATCGCCCGCAATGCGGTTGCCGTCCGTCTGGACACCGACGGCAAGCGGAAGGATCTCGCGTCCGCCCTCCGGGTCCAGAGCTACCCCACCGTGATCCTCATGGACGGGGAGGGAAGGGAAGTGCGCAGGCTCCTGGGTTTCCACAAACCGGAAGGAATGCTCGGCTTCCTGAACAGGGGCTGA
- a CDS encoding thioredoxin family protein, producing MINVSVPTCLLLLPCLAASANPPASGLAWGTDLDAGKALAAKEKKDVVVYFTGSAWCPFCKVLHAELLPSRAFADFAKDKVLVMLDYPPMSGRSEEKIKAQPGLARLMRIKEQFGVKLFPTMLVLGPDGKEKARKSGYPKGKAPEAYLAELMAPKS from the coding sequence ATGATCAACGTTTCCGTTCCGACCTGCCTGCTGCTGCTCCCTTGCTTGGCCGCAAGCGCCAATCCCCCTGCCAGCGGGCTCGCCTGGGGTACGGACCTGGACGCCGGAAAGGCCCTCGCCGCCAAGGAGAAGAAGGACGTGGTGGTCTACTTCACCGGTTCCGCCTGGTGCCCCTTCTGCAAGGTCCTCCACGCGGAGCTCCTGCCTTCCCGGGCCTTCGCTGATTTCGCGAAGGACAAGGTGCTGGTGATGCTCGACTATCCGCCGATGTCCGGGCGTTCCGAGGAGAAGATCAAGGCCCAGCCCGGCCTCGCCCGGCTCATGCGGATCAAGGAGCAGTTCGGGGTCAAGCTTTTCCCCACGATGCTGGTCCTGGGCCCGGACGGGAAGGAGAAGGCCCGAAAGAGCGGCTACCCCAAGGGCAAAGCCCCGGAAGCCTACCTGGCGGAGCTGATGGCGCCGAAATCCTGA
- a CDS encoding ArsR/SmtB family transcription factor: protein MTDDLRSLVERLKAVSHPLRMRVLGLLGSGELCVCQVAEALSVPASSVSEALRELRRAGFVAERKEGRWVFVSLPNPPTLLLASLLVEVEALPEISRDRARIAEVKGMPVQEVCRKHLSAAAEASHG from the coding sequence ATGACGGACGATCTCAGATCGCTGGTGGAACGGCTGAAGGCGGTCTCGCATCCCTTGCGGATGCGGGTGCTCGGGTTGCTGGGGTCAGGCGAACTCTGCGTGTGCCAGGTGGCGGAGGCGCTGTCCGTACCCGCCTCCTCGGTGTCGGAGGCCCTGCGGGAGTTGCGCCGGGCGGGGTTCGTGGCGGAGCGCAAGGAGGGGCGATGGGTTTTCGTGTCGCTTCCGAACCCTCCAACGCTCCTGCTGGCCAGTCTTTTGGTTGAAGTAGAGGCGCTCCCCGAAATCAGCCGGGATCGCGCCCGGATCGCCGAAGTCAAGGGAATGCCGGTCCAGGAAGTCTGCCGGAAACACCTTTCTGCGGCCGCGGAGGCCTCCCATGGCTGA
- a CDS encoding permease — protein sequence MAEVRCCENPVPAPGRAGWFRRGGWLFLALPLWALAYSVIQRLAGWVAFHLFGLAPGSHLGEAVAFFLYDVPKVLLLLALIVFVVTFLQTFVSPSRVRDALSRRNAGLGNAMASLFGIVTPFCSCSAVPLFIGFLRAGVPLGVTFSFLVAAPMVNEVALGMLFAMFGWKIALLYAGTGVAIAFSAGLILGRLRMERHLEGWVQDALGAPALGESGEERLTLSSRIDQAVQGVRDIVGKVWPYILAGISVGAFIHGFVPEAFMAGLLGKQAWYSVPLAVLIGVPLYSNAAGVMPIVEALLGKGAALGSTLAFMMAVIGLSLPEIVILRRVMRPRLIGAFVAVVALGIVLVGYLFNAIL from the coding sequence ATGGCTGAGGTCCGGTGCTGCGAAAACCCCGTGCCCGCCCCCGGGAGGGCCGGATGGTTCCGCCGGGGGGGCTGGTTGTTCCTCGCCCTCCCCCTCTGGGCCCTGGCCTACAGCGTCATCCAGCGCCTGGCGGGATGGGTCGCCTTCCACCTGTTTGGCCTGGCACCCGGATCGCACCTGGGGGAGGCGGTGGCCTTTTTCCTTTACGATGTGCCCAAGGTACTGCTCCTCCTCGCCCTCATCGTTTTCGTCGTCACCTTCCTCCAGACCTTCGTGAGCCCGTCCCGGGTGCGGGACGCGCTTTCCAGACGGAACGCGGGCCTGGGCAACGCCATGGCCTCGCTGTTCGGCATCGTCACACCCTTCTGCTCCTGCTCGGCGGTGCCGCTCTTCATCGGCTTCCTGCGGGCGGGGGTCCCGCTGGGGGTGACCTTCAGCTTCCTGGTGGCCGCCCCCATGGTCAACGAGGTGGCCCTCGGAATGCTGTTCGCCATGTTCGGGTGGAAGATCGCCCTCCTCTATGCGGGGACCGGCGTGGCTATCGCCTTTTCCGCAGGGCTGATCCTGGGGCGGCTGCGAATGGAGCGCCACCTCGAGGGGTGGGTCCAGGACGCCCTGGGCGCCCCGGCTCTGGGTGAGTCTGGGGAGGAACGCCTCACCCTCTCCAGCCGGATCGATCAGGCCGTCCAGGGGGTGCGGGACATCGTGGGGAAGGTCTGGCCTTACATCCTGGCGGGCATCAGCGTGGGCGCCTTCATCCATGGGTTCGTGCCCGAGGCCTTCATGGCTGGTTTGCTGGGCAAACAGGCCTGGTACAGCGTGCCCCTGGCCGTGCTGATCGGCGTGCCCCTGTATTCCAACGCCGCAGGTGTGATGCCCATCGTGGAAGCCCTCCTGGGCAAGGGGGCGGCCTTGGGTTCCACCCTGGCCTTCATGATGGCCGTCATCGGCCTCTCCCTGCCGGAAATCGTGATCCTGCGCCGGGTGATGCGCCCGCGCCTGATCGGCGCGTTCGTGGCGGTGGTGGCCCTGGGCATCGTCCTGGTGGGTTATCTCTTCAACGCCATTCTTTAA
- a CDS encoding thioredoxin family protein, whose translation MLIEVFGPGCAKCETLVKHAKAAVEQAGGDHQVVKVSDYAVMAARGILSTPALALDGQLKFQGKVATSAEILGLLQG comes from the coding sequence ATGCTCATCGAGGTCTTCGGTCCCGGGTGCGCCAAATGCGAAACCCTGGTCAAGCACGCCAAGGCCGCCGTGGAACAGGCTGGCGGCGATCACCAGGTGGTCAAGGTTTCCGACTACGCGGTCATGGCCGCCCGGGGAATCCTCAGCACCCCGGCCCTGGCCCTCGACGGCCAGCTCAAGTTCCAGGGCAAGGTGGCCACCTCGGCGGAGATCCTTGGCCTGCTCCAGGGCTGA